From a region of the Qipengyuania spongiae genome:
- the glmS gene encoding glutamine--fructose-6-phosphate transaminase (isomerizing) yields MCGIIGIVSSEPVVGRLVEGLRRMEYRGYDSAGVCTINDGRLVRRRAQGKLDNLVAELAANPAPGEIGIAHTRWATHGAPTENNAHPHATEHLALVHNGIIENFRELREELRADGRTLESDTDSEVVAHLISREYENGASPQEAVKTILPRLRGAFAIAIAFREFPDMLIGARRGSPLVVGYGEGEMFLGSDALALAPLTQQISYLEEGDWLVIERGGAQIFDEANQPVEREIRSSGASAAAVEKGNHRHFMQKEIFEQPTVVAQTLASYVHQANNQVALPQFDFNLSSIRRVTIVACGTSYYAGLVAKYWFEHFARVPVDIDVASEFRYREPVLEDGGLSLFISQSGETADTLAALRHCKENGQTIAAVVNVPTSTMAREADLLLPTHAGPEIGVASTKAFTCQLAVLAALAAHMAVKKGLMDRAEEAEVVKHLLEAPASLNAALDHDDDIAAMAHLIAPARDVLYLGRGQDYPLALEGALKLKEISYIHAEGYASGEMKHGPIALIDDEVPVIVIAPSGPLFEKTVSNMEEVRARGGKIVLISDAKGLAESGEGCLATIEMPQVHQLIAPLVYAIPVQLLAYHVACVKGTDVDQPRNLAKSVTVE; encoded by the coding sequence ATGTGCGGAATCATCGGTATCGTCAGCAGCGAGCCTGTCGTCGGGCGGCTGGTCGAAGGGCTGCGGCGGATGGAATATCGCGGCTATGACAGCGCCGGCGTATGCACCATCAATGATGGCAGGCTGGTGCGCCGCCGTGCGCAGGGCAAGCTCGACAATCTCGTCGCCGAACTCGCCGCGAACCCGGCGCCCGGCGAGATAGGCATTGCTCACACGCGCTGGGCGACTCATGGCGCCCCGACCGAGAACAACGCCCATCCCCACGCAACCGAGCATCTCGCGTTGGTCCACAACGGGATCATCGAGAATTTCCGCGAGCTGCGCGAGGAACTGCGCGCCGACGGGCGCACGCTCGAAAGCGACACGGACAGCGAGGTGGTCGCCCATCTCATCAGCCGCGAATACGAGAACGGCGCCAGTCCGCAGGAAGCGGTAAAGACAATCCTGCCGCGCCTGCGCGGGGCCTTCGCCATCGCCATCGCCTTCCGCGAATTTCCCGACATGCTGATCGGCGCGCGGCGTGGTTCGCCGCTGGTGGTAGGCTATGGCGAGGGCGAGATGTTCCTCGGGTCCGATGCGCTCGCCCTCGCGCCGCTGACCCAGCAGATCTCGTATCTCGAAGAAGGCGACTGGCTGGTGATTGAGCGGGGCGGGGCGCAGATTTTCGACGAGGCGAACCAGCCTGTCGAGCGCGAGATCCGCAGCTCGGGCGCCTCGGCCGCTGCGGTCGAGAAGGGCAATCACCGCCACTTCATGCAGAAGGAGATCTTCGAGCAGCCCACCGTGGTGGCGCAGACGCTCGCCTCTTACGTGCATCAGGCGAACAACCAGGTCGCCCTGCCGCAATTCGATTTTAATCTTTCGAGCATCCGCCGGGTGACGATCGTCGCCTGCGGCACGTCTTATTACGCCGGGCTCGTCGCGAAATACTGGTTCGAGCATTTCGCCCGCGTGCCGGTCGATATCGACGTGGCGAGCGAGTTCCGCTACCGCGAGCCGGTGCTGGAGGATGGGGGCCTGTCGCTCTTCATCAGCCAGTCGGGTGAAACCGCCGACACGCTGGCCGCGCTGCGCCACTGCAAGGAAAATGGCCAGACGATCGCTGCCGTCGTGAACGTGCCGACCAGCACCATGGCGCGCGAGGCGGACCTCCTCCTGCCGACCCATGCCGGCCCGGAGATCGGCGTTGCGAGCACAAAGGCCTTCACTTGCCAGCTCGCGGTTCTCGCCGCGCTGGCCGCGCATATGGCGGTGAAGAAAGGCCTGATGGACCGGGCCGAGGAAGCCGAGGTGGTGAAGCATCTTCTCGAAGCCCCGGCGAGCCTGAACGCCGCGCTCGATCACGACGACGACATTGCGGCCATGGCCCACCTGATCGCGCCCGCGCGCGACGTGCTCTATCTCGGGAGGGGGCAGGATTACCCGCTCGCTCTCGAGGGCGCATTGAAGCTCAAGGAAATCAGCTACATCCACGCCGAGGGATACGCATCAGGCGAGATGAAGCACGGGCCGATCGCGCTGATCGACGACGAGGTTCCGGTGATCGTGATCGCGCCGTCGGGCCCACTGTTCGAGAAGACGGTCTCGAACATGGAAGAGGTCAGGGCACGGGGCGGGAAGATCGTCCTGATCTCCGACGCGAAGGGGCTGGCGGAATCGGGAGAAGGCTGCCTCGCGACGATCGAGATGCCGCAGGTGCATCAGCTGATCGCGCCGCTGGTCTATGCCATTCCCGTTCAACTGCTGGCTTACCACGTCGCCTGCGTGAAAGGCACGGATGTCGATCAACCGCGCAATCTGGCGAAATCGGTCACCGTGGAATAA
- a CDS encoding putative bifunctional diguanylate cyclase/phosphodiesterase translates to MLGLKDPEHGDWSRVHGPQYALLHHRASARAVLNLAGTALMAISFGGSLPGFLIAAWSIGLVAITAYMFRLENSFASLDVRGFSRAEQRRHMLAAVAKGVLWAVPGTFFLRYVDPTIHGVAWAYVAALMLGSTVSRYSAPLGALGFTGIAGLGWTVGLAMHGSFALAIIAVLSTAFTTLGAIESAKGAYSERLARLGMAEKSQVVSLLLREYEDSAADWLFQLDAGRRLQKVSPRLAFALGRELGDIEGKSFLELISGPAWETGHFPQSLHDLANKFKERENFSNMTVEVSINGERRWWELSGTPMTDEKGNYTGYRGVGSDVTAQRESSERIAYLARYDTLTALPNRLMLHETLAEALAYAEKWRSRCAFLMLDLDRFKAVNDSLGHMIGDQMLAEVATRLGSIMTENEICGRLGGDEFGIVIRDASDRKRIERVARAVIESLSAPYHIENHILYVGASVGSAIGPRDGRTVEELMRNADLSLYRAKDLGGGEHCSYEPSLHASAEERRQLEFALRSALAKNELLLNYQPVVDANSERIVSFEALVRWVSEEHGFVSPGKFIPLAEDTRLIVPIGKWVMQQACAEAARNWPEHVKVNVNVSPEQLIEPDFVATVVQALSRSGLAPKRLEIEVTESIFMRDADVAGRALEQCMALGCSVALDDFGTGYSSLGYLRKLKFSTIKVDRTFVQGASQKSAESVAIIRAVVAMADSLGMSTTAEGVETADEAEMIRNMGCTKIQGFHFGRPMSAGDAMALFRAADRRRIA, encoded by the coding sequence GTGCTCGGATTGAAGGATCCCGAGCACGGAGACTGGTCGCGGGTCCATGGGCCGCAATACGCCCTGCTTCATCATCGCGCGTCGGCGCGCGCCGTGCTGAATCTTGCCGGGACCGCCTTGATGGCCATCAGCTTCGGCGGATCGCTGCCGGGCTTCCTGATCGCGGCATGGAGCATCGGCCTCGTTGCGATCACCGCATACATGTTTCGTCTGGAAAATTCCTTCGCCAGTCTCGACGTTCGCGGCTTCTCGCGTGCCGAGCAGCGGCGACACATGCTGGCGGCGGTGGCGAAGGGCGTGCTCTGGGCGGTCCCCGGAACGTTCTTCCTGCGCTATGTCGATCCGACGATCCACGGAGTCGCGTGGGCCTATGTCGCGGCCTTGATGCTCGGTTCGACCGTTTCGCGCTATTCCGCTCCGCTCGGTGCGCTCGGGTTCACCGGCATTGCCGGCCTCGGCTGGACAGTCGGACTGGCGATGCACGGAAGCTTCGCGCTTGCAATCATCGCCGTTCTGAGCACGGCTTTTACCACTCTCGGGGCGATCGAAAGCGCGAAGGGCGCTTATTCCGAACGTTTGGCGCGCCTCGGCATGGCGGAAAAGAGTCAGGTCGTTTCCCTGCTGCTGCGCGAATACGAGGACAGCGCGGCCGACTGGCTGTTCCAGCTCGATGCCGGGCGTCGGCTTCAGAAAGTCTCTCCGCGCCTTGCTTTCGCCCTGGGTCGCGAGCTTGGCGACATCGAAGGCAAGAGTTTCCTCGAATTGATTTCCGGCCCCGCCTGGGAAACGGGTCATTTCCCGCAAAGCCTCCATGACCTTGCGAACAAGTTCAAGGAGCGCGAAAATTTTTCCAATATGACTGTCGAAGTCTCGATCAATGGGGAACGGCGTTGGTGGGAATTGTCGGGCACACCGATGACCGACGAAAAGGGCAACTACACCGGATATCGCGGTGTCGGATCGGACGTGACTGCCCAAAGGGAATCGTCGGAAAGGATCGCCTATCTCGCGCGCTATGATACGCTGACTGCGCTGCCCAATCGCCTGATGCTGCACGAAACGCTGGCCGAAGCACTAGCATATGCCGAGAAATGGCGCTCGCGTTGCGCATTTCTGATGCTCGATCTCGACAGGTTCAAGGCGGTCAACGATTCGCTCGGTCATATGATCGGCGACCAGATGCTTGCCGAGGTCGCCACACGCCTCGGGTCGATCATGACCGAGAACGAGATTTGCGGAAGGTTGGGCGGCGATGAATTCGGCATCGTAATTCGCGACGCATCCGACAGGAAGCGCATCGAACGCGTGGCGCGCGCCGTGATCGAATCTCTTTCGGCACCCTACCATATCGAGAACCACATACTCTATGTCGGAGCCAGCGTCGGATCGGCCATCGGGCCGCGCGACGGCCGTACGGTAGAGGAACTGATGCGTAATGCGGATCTCTCGCTCTACCGGGCCAAGGACCTGGGCGGCGGCGAGCATTGCAGCTACGAACCGTCGCTCCACGCCAGCGCCGAAGAGCGTCGCCAGTTGGAGTTCGCGCTGCGCAGCGCGCTCGCCAAGAACGAGTTGCTGCTGAATTATCAGCCGGTGGTCGATGCCAATTCCGAAAGGATCGTCAGTTTCGAAGCTCTGGTGCGCTGGGTCAGCGAGGAACACGGCTTCGTCAGCCCCGGGAAGTTCATTCCGCTGGCCGAAGACACACGTCTCATCGTTCCCATCGGCAAATGGGTAATGCAGCAGGCCTGTGCCGAAGCAGCGCGAAACTGGCCGGAACACGTCAAGGTCAACGTCAACGTATCTCCCGAGCAGCTGATCGAGCCCGACTTCGTGGCGACCGTCGTGCAGGCTCTGTCGCGCAGCGGTCTTGCCCCGAAACGTCTCGAGATCGAAGTGACCGAAAGCATTTTCATGCGGGACGCCGATGTGGCCGGGCGAGCGCTCGAACAGTGCATGGCACTCGGATGTTCCGTTGCTCTCGACGATTTCGGGACGGGCTATTCCTCGCTCGGCTATCTCCGCAAACTCAAGTTCTCGACGATCAAGGTCGACCGGACCTTCGTTCAGGGCGCATCGCAGAAATCGGCGGAGAGCGTGGCGATCATTCGTGCGGTGGTCGCCATGGCAGACAGCCTCGGCATGAGCACGACGGCCGAGGGCGTGGAGACGGCGGATGAAGCGGAAATGATCCGCAACATGGGCTGCACGAAGATCCAGGGCTTCCATTTCGGTCGCCCGATGAGCGCCGGGGATGCCATGGCGCTGTTCCGGGCAGCCGACCGACGCCGGATAGCCTGA
- the purQ gene encoding phosphoribosylformylglycinamidine synthase subunit PurQ → MSFRAAVVTFPGSNCDRDMAVALERASGAPALRVWHGDADLPERLDFIALPGGFSYGDYLRSGAMAANSPIMRAVSREAERGVPVLGVCNGFQILTEAGLLPGALMRNASQNFICRTAELRVENARSLFTAGYEEGQLIDIPVAHHDGNYFADNDTLDRIEGEGQVVFRYTSNCNGSQRDIAGVLNSAGNVLGMMPHPERAVDPAHGGTDGLALFTNAVGALVEG, encoded by the coding sequence ATGAGCTTCCGCGCCGCGGTCGTCACCTTCCCCGGGTCCAACTGCGACCGTGACATGGCGGTCGCGCTGGAACGCGCGTCGGGCGCGCCTGCACTGCGCGTCTGGCACGGCGATGCCGACCTGCCCGAACGGCTCGATTTCATCGCATTGCCCGGAGGGTTCTCCTATGGCGACTACCTTCGTTCCGGCGCGATGGCCGCGAACAGCCCGATTATGCGGGCCGTCTCGCGCGAGGCGGAGCGCGGCGTTCCCGTGCTGGGCGTCTGCAACGGCTTCCAAATCCTGACCGAGGCCGGACTGCTGCCCGGGGCGCTCATGCGCAATGCCAGCCAGAACTTCATCTGCCGCACGGCGGAATTGCGCGTGGAGAATGCGCGCTCGCTGTTCACTGCGGGATATGAGGAAGGCCAGCTGATCGACATTCCGGTGGCGCATCACGACGGAAACTATTTCGCCGACAACGACACGCTCGACCGGATCGAAGGCGAAGGGCAGGTGGTGTTCCGCTACACCAGCAACTGCAACGGTTCGCAGCGAGACATCGCCGGCGTGCTGAACAGTGCCGGAAACGTGCTCGGCATGATGCCGCACCCCGAACGCGCGGTCGACCCGGCCCATGGCGGGACTGACGGGCTTGCGCTGTTCACGAATGCGGTCGGTGCACTCGTAGAGGGCTGA
- the purS gene encoding phosphoribosylformylglycinamidine synthase subunit PurS, which translates to MKIRVYVSLKPGVLDPQGRAVHHALDGLGFEGVEDVRIGRFIELDMADGTTDEALESMCEKLLANTVIEDYRIEKVER; encoded by the coding sequence ATGAAAATCCGCGTCTATGTCAGCCTCAAGCCCGGCGTTCTCGATCCGCAGGGGCGCGCGGTCCATCACGCGCTCGACGGGCTCGGTTTCGAAGGTGTCGAGGATGTCCGCATCGGCCGTTTCATCGAACTCGATATGGCCGACGGCACCACCGACGAGGCGCTCGAATCGATGTGCGAGAAGCTCCTCGCCAACACGGTGATCGAGGATTACCGTATAGAGAAGGTCGAACGATGA
- a CDS encoding M16 family metallopeptidase, producing the protein MILKFFGHCALPITLVAAPLCAEEAPGGTFAGWDPAQWDLEDSEFRPEDGWHFGVLDNGLRYIVRRNARPEGTALVRMEIDAGSLDEREDERGFAHFVEHMAFNGSTNVPEGEMIKLLEREGLAFGADTNASTGFDRTQYKLDLPRADAKLLDTALMLMRETASELTFAGEAVEREKGVILSERRVRNNYSLKNTLDGFEFAYPEARLTQRLPIGLPETISAADAAGVRAFWEREYVPADTVVVVVGDFDPADVEALIRARFADWRPAPTAEPATAGPIDPDLGGQTDIYLDPALPETVTLMRHAEWRDRPDTLAERSANLLRTVGNRILARRIQRLTRQENPPFRGAQYAASDVFEAARTGQLAVVTETGRWREGLAAAIAEWRRALEYGFGEAEVAEQVANIRTSFENAAANAATRSNADFVAQAFRIAHGDNVPDSPADTLARFEAQADAITPQAVLAAMREEAIALDNPLIRFTGSVAPEGGEAALRAAVVEDFAAPVAEPETGDATAFAYTDFGTPGRVVADQRSAELGIRTLRFANGVMLNLKRTDLEDDRVWVRMNLDGGKMLESRDDPLAVELAPLLPSGGLGKHSRDELQTILAGRSVGGSFVAGNETFVAGAITTPRDLELQLQFLTASLTDPGYRSEGLGPWRAGLDSFFARLGKTPASALSEGLGPILSDEDPRFTRQPIEAYRALDYAQLRTEIADRLANGALEIAIVGDIDEDAAIAMVARTFGALPQREAEFRDYPGAPRTRGFTADRSLRVLTHEGEADQALVRLVWPTTDNDDWDLTSRLTLLERVARLALTEKLREELGQTYSPSADSSQSSTYEDYGTFSMQAEVDAGQLEEARQAMVETAEALRGGTIDADLVERARRPLIESLDNRLKRNAGWLAVVDRAQSRPEDTARFLGARERQLSITPAELTELARTYLAPEDAVTITVVPEAGS; encoded by the coding sequence ATGATCCTGAAGTTTTTTGGCCACTGCGCGCTCCCTATCACGCTCGTCGCGGCGCCGCTTTGCGCTGAGGAAGCCCCGGGTGGGACGTTTGCCGGGTGGGACCCGGCGCAGTGGGATCTGGAGGACAGCGAGTTCCGGCCCGAGGACGGGTGGCATTTCGGCGTGCTCGACAACGGGCTGCGCTACATCGTCCGCCGCAACGCCCGACCCGAAGGCACGGCGCTGGTGCGCATGGAGATCGACGCCGGCTCCCTCGACGAGCGCGAGGACGAGCGCGGCTTTGCTCATTTCGTCGAGCACATGGCCTTCAACGGCAGCACCAACGTGCCCGAGGGCGAGATGATCAAGCTGCTCGAACGCGAGGGGCTCGCGTTCGGGGCGGACACCAACGCCTCGACCGGCTTCGACCGCACACAGTACAAGCTCGACCTGCCCCGCGCCGATGCCAAGCTGCTCGACACTGCGCTGATGCTGATGCGCGAGACCGCGAGCGAGCTGACTTTCGCGGGCGAGGCGGTGGAGCGCGAGAAAGGCGTCATCCTGTCCGAGCGCCGGGTTCGCAACAATTACAGCCTCAAGAACACGCTCGATGGGTTCGAATTCGCCTATCCGGAGGCGCGGCTGACGCAGCGCCTGCCGATCGGCCTGCCCGAGACCATCTCGGCGGCCGACGCGGCAGGAGTGCGGGCCTTCTGGGAGCGGGAATATGTCCCGGCGGATACCGTCGTGGTGGTGGTCGGCGATTTCGATCCGGCTGACGTCGAGGCGCTGATCCGCGCGCGCTTCGCCGACTGGCGCCCCGCCCCCACCGCCGAGCCCGCCACCGCCGGTCCGATCGATCCGGATCTTGGCGGACAAACCGACATCTATCTCGACCCGGCCCTGCCCGAGACGGTCACGCTGATGCGGCACGCCGAATGGCGCGACCGGCCCGACACCCTTGCCGAGCGGTCGGCCAATCTCCTGCGGACCGTCGGCAACCGCATTCTCGCCCGGCGCATCCAGCGGCTCACGCGGCAGGAGAACCCGCCCTTTCGCGGCGCGCAATACGCAGCGAGCGACGTGTTCGAAGCCGCGCGCACCGGCCAGCTGGCCGTCGTCACCGAGACCGGCCGGTGGCGCGAGGGTCTCGCCGCCGCCATCGCCGAATGGCGCCGGGCGCTGGAATACGGCTTCGGCGAGGCGGAAGTCGCCGAACAGGTCGCCAATATCCGCACGAGCTTCGAAAACGCCGCCGCCAATGCCGCGACACGATCGAACGCCGATTTCGTCGCCCAGGCCTTCCGCATCGCGCATGGCGACAACGTGCCCGACAGCCCCGCCGACACGCTCGCCCGCTTCGAGGCGCAGGCAGACGCGATCACGCCCCAGGCGGTGCTCGCGGCGATGCGCGAGGAGGCGATCGCGCTCGACAACCCGCTGATCCGCTTCACCGGAAGTGTCGCGCCCGAAGGAGGGGAAGCGGCGCTGCGAGCCGCGGTGGTGGAGGATTTCGCCGCCCCGGTCGCGGAGCCCGAAACCGGCGACGCGACCGCCTTCGCCTATACCGATTTCGGCACGCCGGGCCGCGTCGTCGCCGACCAGCGCAGCGCCGAGCTCGGCATTCGCACGCTCCGCTTCGCCAATGGCGTGATGCTCAATCTCAAGCGGACCGATCTGGAGGACGACCGCGTCTGGGTGCGGATGAACCTCGATGGCGGAAAGATGCTCGAAAGCCGGGACGATCCGCTGGCGGTGGAGCTGGCGCCGCTCCTGCCCTCGGGTGGCCTAGGCAAGCACAGCCGCGACGAGTTGCAGACGATCCTTGCCGGACGTTCGGTGGGCGGCAGCTTTGTGGCGGGCAACGAGACTTTCGTCGCCGGCGCTATCACGACCCCGCGCGATCTCGAACTGCAATTACAGTTCCTCACCGCGAGCCTGACCGATCCCGGCTATCGCAGCGAGGGACTCGGCCCATGGCGGGCCGGGCTCGACAGTTTCTTCGCAAGGCTCGGCAAGACGCCCGCCTCGGCGCTGTCGGAAGGGCTCGGGCCGATCCTGTCGGACGAGGACCCCCGCTTCACCCGCCAGCCGATCGAGGCCTATCGCGCGCTCGATTATGCGCAGCTGCGCACCGAAATCGCGGACCGGTTGGCAAACGGCGCGCTCGAGATCGCCATCGTCGGTGATATCGACGAGGACGCGGCGATCGCCATGGTCGCCCGGACCTTCGGCGCGCTGCCGCAGCGGGAAGCGGAGTTTCGCGACTATCCGGGAGCGCCTCGGACGCGCGGCTTCACAGCGGACCGCTCGCTGCGGGTGCTGACCCACGAGGGCGAGGCCGATCAGGCGCTGGTGCGCCTCGTCTGGCCGACCACCGACAATGACGACTGGGACCTCACCAGCCGCCTGACGCTGCTCGAACGCGTTGCCCGTCTGGCGCTCACCGAAAAGCTGCGGGAGGAACTGGGCCAGACCTATTCACCTTCGGCCGACAGCAGCCAGTCGAGCACTTACGAGGACTACGGCACCTTCTCGATGCAGGCGGAGGTCGATGCGGGCCAGCTCGAGGAGGCGCGGCAGGCGATGGTCGAGACGGCCGAGGCCCTGCGTGGCGGCACGATCGACGCGGACCTCGTCGAACGCGCCCGCCGGCCGCTGATCGAGTCGCTCGACAACCGGCTGAAGCGAAATGCGGGCTGGCTGGCCGTGGTCGACCGGGCGCAGAGCCGGCCCGAGGACACGGCCCGGTTCCTCGGCGCAAGGGAACGCCAGCTGTCCATAACGCCCGCCGAACTGACCGAGCTGGCGCGAACCTATCTCGCGCCCGAGGACGCGGTCACGATCACGGTTGTGCCCGAAGCCGGGAGCTGA